The following proteins come from a genomic window of Maribacter sp. HTCC2170:
- a CDS encoding NADH-quinone oxidoreductase subunit D, with translation METTTVANNFKSEEYFINMGPQHPATHGVLRLLLTIDGEIIKKVEPDLGYIHRSIEKMCERDSYQQIVHLTDRMDYLSSNINNEAVCLAVENALELEVPDRVKVIRTIIGELTRISSHCLWWGVMGMDVGALTTYFYGFRDREMINDIFEETCGARLTMNYNVPGGLMFDIHPNFIKRVKDFIAHFKTKLPEYDRLLTGNVIFHKRTKGVGILTKEDAISFGASGPVGRASGYSCDVRKHHPYSALDKVTFNEALNTEGDTFARYQVRIQEMWESMSIIEQLIDNIPEGEFRVDTKAVIKLPKGEFYQRVETARGELGVYIISTGTKNPYRLKFRSPGFSNLSLLNHIAVGGKIGDLVATMATLDLVIPDIDR, from the coding sequence ATGGAAACAACTACTGTAGCGAACAACTTTAAATCTGAGGAATATTTCATCAATATGGGACCTCAGCACCCTGCCACACATGGTGTTCTACGTCTTTTATTGACCATTGATGGTGAGATAATCAAAAAAGTTGAGCCAGATTTAGGGTATATACATAGATCCATCGAAAAAATGTGCGAACGGGATAGCTATCAACAAATAGTTCATCTTACGGATCGAATGGATTATCTATCCTCAAACATAAATAATGAAGCGGTCTGCTTAGCTGTGGAAAACGCCCTCGAACTTGAAGTCCCAGATCGTGTTAAAGTTATACGTACCATTATAGGGGAATTGACACGAATTTCTTCCCATTGTTTATGGTGGGGAGTTATGGGAATGGATGTTGGTGCACTGACCACATATTTTTATGGCTTTAGGGACCGAGAAATGATTAACGATATTTTTGAGGAAACCTGTGGAGCACGTTTGACAATGAATTATAACGTTCCAGGTGGATTAATGTTCGATATTCATCCTAATTTTATTAAAAGGGTCAAGGATTTTATTGCTCATTTTAAGACCAAACTTCCTGAATACGATAGATTGTTGACCGGGAATGTCATTTTTCATAAAAGAACCAAGGGAGTGGGGATATTGACCAAAGAAGATGCCATCTCATTTGGTGCATCTGGTCCTGTTGGAAGAGCTTCTGGATATTCTTGCGATGTTAGAAAGCATCACCCGTATAGTGCTTTGGATAAGGTAACGTTCAACGAAGCGCTTAATACAGAGGGCGACACTTTTGCCCGTTATCAAGTGCGTATTCAGGAAATGTGGGAATCTATGTCCATCATCGAACAATTAATAGATAACATACCTGAAGGGGAATTTCGTGTAGACACCAAAGCGGTCATAAAATTACCTAAAGGAGAGTTTTACCAAAGAGTTGAAACAGCCAGAGGAGAACTAGGGGTATATATAATAAGTACAGGGACTAAAAATCCATATCGATTGAAATTCCGCTCACCCGGATTCTCAAATCTGTCCTTGCTGAACCATATAGCTGTTGGCGGTAAGATTGGTGATTTGGTGGCAACCATGGCGACACTGGACCTTGTAATTCCTGATATTGACAGATAA
- a CDS encoding NADH-quinone oxidoreductase subunit C, with protein MKGLMKDYDDLDEEIMTNQELQELISSWYPNPDVEKESNQVEASDADENSEEKTTPVKVVNPSLLEFSVEGSQFLNITVQPEQFYYLMTQLKIDQNTHFDYLFCLSGVDWGTDLGVVYHLESTTHRHSIVIKVKTSDRENPTLDSVCDIWMTAEFHEREVYDFFGIKFNNHPNLKRLFLTDEWDGFPLRKDYEDEINMVIK; from the coding sequence TTGAAGGGTTTGATGAAGGACTATGATGATTTAGACGAAGAAATTATGACCAACCAAGAATTACAAGAACTAATAAGTAGCTGGTATCCAAATCCAGATGTTGAAAAGGAATCCAATCAAGTGGAAGCTTCTGACGCAGATGAGAATTCAGAAGAAAAAACAACACCTGTAAAAGTAGTTAATCCCAGTCTTTTAGAATTCAGTGTAGAAGGTTCCCAATTCTTGAACATTACAGTTCAACCCGAACAGTTTTATTACTTGATGACTCAATTGAAGATTGATCAAAATACCCATTTTGATTATCTGTTTTGCTTATCAGGCGTAGACTGGGGAACTGATTTGGGGGTCGTATATCATTTGGAGTCGACCACTCACAGGCATAGCATAGTGATAAAAGTAAAAACATCTGATAGGGAGAACCCTACTCTAGATTCTGTTTGTGATATATGGATGACTGCTGAGTTTCACGAACGCGAGGTATATGACTTTTTTGGCATAAAATTCAATAATCATCCTAATTTGAAAAGACTATTCTTGACCGATGAATGGGACGGATTCCCATTGAGAAAGGATTATGAAGACGAAATAAATATGGTTATCAAATAA